TGAGCTGATCTTGTAAACTCTTTGTTAATTCTAGTGAAGTGTTTTGCTTGTCACATCAAATCCTGAAGTGGGCTAAAAgtcttgtgttttctttgttttcattcTTATCGTTTATTCTTGTTCACACGAGAGATCGAGTGTGAGAGGGAAAGAATCAAACGATTTGTATAGCCGATTAAGCCCATAGCAGTTAGACCATAGCAGCAACTGTCTTCTCTACACAAGATGGGCTTTAAATATGGAATTCTAGGCCCATTTATATAGCCCATTGAGCCCATAAAGTGAGAACTCTACTAAACTTAAAAAGTGGATAGGATTTTTCACAATCCGAGAACTCGCCTTCTGCTATCACAACCTTGTTCCTTCAATGGCGTCTTCTTCTCTATCAACTCTTTGCAGCTCTACTTCGTCTTCTCTTCATCCCAAATCAAATTCTCTTTCGGCAAAGTTATCCTCCAAAGCAAATGTATCAGTCCAGTTCCTGGGAAAGAGACAGTCCCCACTTCTCTCCTCAACCCCGAGATTTCTCACCGTCATCGCCATGGCTCCACCCAAACCCGGAGGCAAAGCCAAGAAAGGTACAGACTTTTCAGTACCCATTTCCTTAAAATCTTAATCTCTGTGTTCATTTTGTCTCATACATACTTTTGGCAGTTGTGGGGCTGATAAAACTGGCTCTTGAGGCCGGGAAAGCAACTCCGGCTCCTCCGGTAGGTCCGGCTCTTGGTTCAAAGGGTGTCAACATTATGGCTTTCTGCAAGGACTACAATGCTAGAACCGCTGATAAAGCTGGTTACATCATTCCTGTCGAAATCACTGTCTTCGATGTTAGTTTTACCCTAatacacactctctctctcttaagcGCTGACTTATGCAAGTGTTTTGTGTATTTGGTTTCCATCCACAACTTGTGATAGGGGCACCATTTAAATAGTGTCTGTTTCATGGGAGTTTATATGTATATGGTTGCAGGATAAGAGCTTCACCTTTATCCTCAAGACCCCGCCTGCTTCGGTTTTGTTGCTTAAGGCTGCAGGTAATTCCTCTCTCTCCACCACATTGAATGTGCATTCTTACAAATGCTCATTTTAAGGTATTTGGTTTTGCAAAGCTGAATCGACTGTGTTTTGCTTTTACTCCTCCTTGTCAACTCTAGAAAAGTGGTAGAAGAACCATTGGCAAGAAAATC
The Raphanus sativus cultivar WK10039 chromosome 1, ASM80110v3, whole genome shotgun sequence DNA segment above includes these coding regions:
- the LOC108816130 gene encoding 50S ribosomal protein L11, chloroplastic: MASSSLSTLCSSTSSSLHPKSNSLSAKLSSKANVSVQFLGKRQSPLLSSTPRFLTVIAMAPPKPGGKAKKVVGLIKLALEAGKATPAPPVGPALGSKGVNIMAFCKDYNARTADKAGYIIPVEITVFDDKSFTFILKTPPASVLLLKAAGVEKGSKDPKQDKVGVITIDQLRTIAAEKLPDLNCTTIESAMRIIAGTAANMGIDIDPPVLEPKKKAVLL